The following proteins are encoded in a genomic region of Gossypium hirsutum isolate 1008001.06 chromosome D05, Gossypium_hirsutum_v2.1, whole genome shotgun sequence:
- the LOC107960688 gene encoding transcription factor ABORTED MICROSPORES: MESVAAFHDGPWDSFNIMFSNEDHLDFTHQVLNQFSFPLEHDERLSFINPSTFVPNLEADMSIAGVSQSLFSSSNALDSHFHYKTQESNQSSNSSSNTFVPLPNYETSFLGGSSHMAVTNDITMSLDIQMDIGGGSDKITDSFPPAFPNIAMDDTVNVIEDSSTDCLPKLDGGYPADSAVLADEILLKRQFDVLELHDEGDKISTYSSETTKKRPRVSKDAAKAWNNVQLKKNNLNGSEESTIGSDGQSSSTSSSDDDNVCRDTNEVGLATSDPKASQAVDLNGKKRASRGSATDPQSLYARKRRERINERLRILQNLVPNGTKVDISTMLEEAVHYVKFLQLQIKLLSSDELWMYAPIAYNGVDIGLNDKICTLL, encoded by the exons ATGGAGTCTGTTGCAGCTTTTCATGATGGACCTTGGGACTCATTTAACATAATGTTCTCCAATGAAGATCATCTGGATTTCACACACCAGGTTCTTAATCAGTTTTCGTTTCCGCTGGAGCATGACGAGCGGTTGAGCTTCATAAATCCGTCGACTTTTGTTCCTAATCTTGAAGCCGATATGAGCATTGCTGGGGTCAGTCAGAGTTTGTTTAGTTCTTCCAATGCTCTCGACTCTCATTTTCACTACAAAACTCAGGAAAGTAATCAAAGTAGCAATTCTAGCAGTAATACCTTTGTTCCCCTTCCAAATTATGAAACCTCTTTCCTTGGTGGTTCTAGTCATATGGCTGTAACAAATGATATCACCATGTCCTTGGATATTCAAATGGACATTGGCGGGGGGAGTGATAAAATTACTGACTCGTTTCCCCCAGCATTCCCCAACATAGCAATGGACGACACGGTTAACGTCATCGAAGACTCGAGCACCGACTGCTTACCAAAATTAGATGGCGGCTATCCAGCTGATAGTGCTGTGCTTGCCGACGAAATTCTGCTCAAGAGGCAGTTTGATGTGCTGGAACTGCATGATGAAGGGGATAAAATCAGTACCTATTCATCTGAGACCACAAAGAAAAGACCTCGGGTTTCAAAAGAT GCGGCAAAAGCTTGGAACAATGTGCAATTGAAGAAGAACAATTTAAATGGCAGTGAAGAGAGTACCATTGGTTCGGATGGACAGAGTTCTAGCACCTCAAGTTCAGATGATGATAATGTTTGTCGGGACACTAATGAGGTGGGACTGGCAACTTCAGATCCCAAAGCATCTCAAGCTGTTGActtaaatggaaagaaaagagCCAGTAGAGGGTCTGCAACTGATCCCCAAAGCCTCTATGCAAGG aagagaagagaaaggatAAATGAGAGATTGAGAATTTTACAGAACCTTGTCCCCAACGGAACTAAGGTTGATATCAGCACAATGCTTGAAGAGGCTGTTCACTATGTGAAGTTCTTGCAGCTCCAAATCAAG CTTTTAAGCTCTGATGAACTGTGGATGTATGCTCCCATTGCTTACAATGGCGTTGATATCGGTCTCAACGACAAAATCTGCACTCTTTTGTGA
- the LOC107957917 gene encoding uncharacterized protein isoform X1 gives MAMSSSEQPLKKRRLFDPPPDTMSQPETSVAPPTTPPPLSQGEILLRRRNRDEIRSVYENYKRIKSCISLKGKDARCMPELEQAYHALITASRGCLSVQRLVADFVPRYASHCPTALESATKAIIDVHNSSLAVISRGEDADNVAFQTAKACIFGLADICSTASIEAPSSLVARGICSTVFQNVLSFLIASFQGKDLFQIVDRDICKILDSDEMFSKLKQKFSDEDESSLIKLFKLQILSLLRILFCCPKKLLSACFELFRSSETDEADKGLYFLRQATGRLDDLDPTFGLDKIKVEPKSCMDSLGTSTKTSVLTGETPGSDSCTAIEDSSSVLKSSLLGLVFGKNPSLRNWMLLKYKKLCKSSPSKSVPEIVSSLEGIFELFGKGINMEASLVDSDEDDSDSSKFSSQPNLISRSSNQHETLSDQSGRGKSSNETCIENLSGQYLNPHIVPPETNLHLNAGSSHDSGGSRSVDFERHDHGDLTSSRSSVPRDQSSHQLLSPATRTPRDLRGNSFEGRNHFKNVDMSQGSNSSGTSALRSASGGVSNALASPSNRYGASSLSVWYFDSDPASLGIFSASRQLWLGSLGPDASEGYIRFELERFGPVEQFFFFQVKGFALVEYRNIIDAIRAREYIRGCFPWQVMFMDIGLGTRGSVNGVAVGSSSHVYVGNISSQWAKDETLHESRKVIYKGPYMVFDLTCECALLLEYETPEEAAAVMAHLRQHRKERNGHMPPFNAAPPAVSMPHVDSGRSGAAPPIHADIINNTSGNMSSSSMELVSPKLRMEHHGTPAPGAHPFQSNWPPEGAVRKGDGYDNNLIADPAQGGGGAVSGASAQVWSYQKPESEMHSAPGSMPCMPIATQNLTAPPPPPQLQAPPFMRPVYHPPNSSWDPRGLNHQFPQNPISPGVVPNTFHGNAVPPPPPPPFVSASVTPLAQMQGPPVQHFEQRFPHPVVPPPLSSMPPPPPPPLSPPPLPQSLPPLVPPPPNSPPPPPPPIAESTDMGSSEQCVKYQWQGSLCKSGAHYCTIYAQRLDSDLCKYSNASPEPTEWPAKLDMTKRTDFRHVKSTFTNTPAHKREVCCLIPSSTSDHKGFQDFISYLKQRDCAGVIKIPVVKSMWSRLLFILPYSQDACSMLSVVPPNASDCLIALVLPKETNFEWV, from the exons ATGGCGATGTCATCTTCCGAACAACCGCTGAAGAAGCGAAGGCTGTTCGATCCGCCACCGGATACCATGTCTCAGCCGGAGACCTCCGTGGCTCCACCGACCACTCCACCTCCGTTGTCTCAAGGGGAAATTCTCTTGAGGAGGAGAAACAGGGACGAGATTCGAAGTGTTTACGAGAATTACAAAAGGATTAAGTCTTGCATTTCCCTGAAAGGCAAAGATGCTCGGTGCATGCCTGAGCTTGAGCAAGCTTACCATGCTCTAATAACTGCTTCTAGAG GTTGTTTAAGTGTACAGCGTCTTGTGGCCGATTTTGTTCCTCGATATGCCTCACACTGTCCAACTGCTCTTGAATCTGCTACGAAAGCCATCATCGATGTGCATAACTCTAGCTTGGCAGTGATAAGTAGGGGAGAAGATGCTGATAATGTCGCATTCCAAACTGCTAAAGCTTGCATTTTTGGTCTGGCTGATATTTGTTCGACAGCTTCTATAGAGGCACCAAGTTCATTGGTTGCAAGAGGCATCTGCTCAACTGTTTTCCAGAACGTTCTCTcgtttctcatagcatccttccAGGGGAAGGATTTGTTTCAAATTGTTGATAGAGATATTTGTAAAATTCTGGATTCTGATGAAATGTTTTCCAAGCTAAAGCAAAAATTTTCTGATGAAGATGAATCTTCATTGATTAAGTTATTCAAATTACAAATTTTGAGTCTACTCCGGATTCTATTCTGTTGTCCAAAAAAATTGCTTTCTGCCTGCTTTGAGCTCTTCAGGTCATCTGAAACTGATGAAGCCGATAAAGGGCTATATTTTCTGAGACAGGCAACAGGCAGGCTTGATGATCTTGATCCCACTTTTGgtttagataaaataaaagtagagcCTAAAAGCTGTATGGATTCCCTTGGAACTAGCACCAAAACCAGTGTGCTTACTGGTGAGACACCTGGATCAGATAGTTGCACTGCCATAGAAGATTCATCTTCTGTTCTGAAGAGCTCTTTGTTGggtctg GTTTTTGGTAAAAATCCATCCTTGAGAAATTGGATGCTCTTAAAGTACAAGAAATTATGCAAGTCATCTCCATCTAAATCTGTGCCAGAGATTGTATCTAGCTTGGAAGGAATCTTTGAATTGTTTGGGAAAGGTATTAATATGGAAGCCAGTCTAGTAGACAGTGATGAGGATGATTCTGATTCCTCTAAATTTTCTAGTCAGCCGAACTTGATTTCTAGAAGTTCTAATCAACATGAAACCTTGAGTGACCAATCTGGAAGAGGTAAGTCAAGCAATGAGACTTGTATTGAAAATTTGTCAGGTCAATATCTGAATCCCCACATTGTTCCTCCAGAAACCAATCTCCACTTAAATGCTGGTTCTAGTCATGATAGTGGAGGTTCAAGGTCCGTGGACTTCGAAAGGCATGACCATGGGGATTTGACCAGTAGTAGGTCTTCTGTTCCAAGGGACCAATCAAGCCATCAGTTGCTTTCACCTGCTACTAGAACCCCACGGGACTTAAGGGGTAATTCTTTTGAGGGTAGAAATCACTTTAAGAATGTTGACATGAGTCAAGGTTCAAATTCAAGCGGCACTTCTGCCTTAAGATCTGCTAGTGGAGGTGTAAGCAATGCTTTGGCATCACCCAGTAATCGTTATGGAGCATCTTCTCTAAGTGTATGGTATTTTGATAGTGATCCTGCTAGCTTGGGTATTTTCTCAGCTTCTCGGCAGCTATGGTTGGGATCTTTAGGGCCTGATGCATCTGAGGGTTACATAAGGTTTGAGCTAGAGCGGTTTGGTCCCGTTGAgcaatttttcttctttcaagTTAAAGGATTTGCTTTGGTTGAGTATAGAAACATCATTGATGCGATAAGAGCTAGGGAATATATCCGTGGCTGTTTTCCTTGGCAAGTAATGTTCATGGATATAGGGTTGGGAACCAGGGGTTCTGTGAATGGTGTTGCTGTTGGTTCTAGTTCTCATGTTTATGTCGGAAACATTTCGAGTCAATGGGCAAAGGACGAAACTTTGCATGAATCAAGGAAAGTGATCTACAAGGGTCCTTACATGGTTTTTGATCTTACTTGTGAATGTGCATTGCTGCTGGAATATGAAACTCCTGAAGAAGCTGCTGCTGTTATGGCACATCTTAGACAACATCGAAAAGAAAGAAACGGCCATATGCCTCCATTTAATGCAGCTCCACCTGCTGTCTCTATGCCCCATGTTGACAGTGGAAGGTCTGGTGCTGCTCCACCTATCCATGCTGACATAATAAACAATACGTCTGGAAACATGTCTAGCAGCTCAATGGAACTTGTATCTCCAAAGTTAAGGATGGAGCATCATGGAACTCCAGCACCTGGTGCACATCCATTTCAGTCAAACTGGCCTCCTGAAGGTGCGGTGAGAAAAGGTGATGGCTATGACAACAACCTTATTGCAGATCCTGCACAAGGAG GTGGTGGTGCTGTCTCTGGTGCCTCTGCACAAGTATGGAGTTATCAGAAACCTGAAAGTGAGATGCATTCTGCACCTGGGAGCATGCCATGCATGCCTATAGCAACACAAAACCTTACTGCTCCACCACCACCCCCACAACTCCAAGCACCTCCATTTATGCGACCTGTTTACCATCCTCCAAACAGTTCCTGGGATCCCAGAGGTTTGAATCACCAGTTTCCTCAGAATCCAATTTCACCTGGTGTAGTGCCTAATACATTTCATGGCAATGCTGttccacctccacctccacctcccTTTGTATCTGCTTCTGTGACTCCACTTGCTCAGATGCAAGGACCTCCAGTGCAGCATTTTGAGCAGAGGTTCCCTCATCCTGTTGTTCCGCCACCTCTATCATCGATGCCACCTCCGCCGCCACCGCCTCTATCTCCACCACCATTGCCTCAGTCGTTGCCACCTCTGGTTCCCCCTCCACCTAATTCACCTCCTCCCCCTCCTCCACCTATAGCAGAATCAACTGACATGGGTAGTTCTGAACAGTGTGTAAAGTATCAGTGGCAGGGCTCATTATGTAAGAGTGGAGCTCATTATTGCACAATTTATGCTCAGAGACTAGATTCAGATCTTTGCAAATATTCAAATGCCAGTCCTGAGCCCACAGA ATGGCCTGCTAAACTAGACATGACCAAGCGCACGGATTTTCGGCATGTGAAGTCAACATTCACCAATACCCCAGCACATAAA AGAGAAGTTTGTTGTTTGATCCCTTCTTCCACAAGTGACCATAAAGGC TTTCAGGATTTTATTTCATACTTGAAGCAGAGGGATTGTGCAGGAGTTATTAAGATTCCAGTAGTGAAATCCATGTGGTCCAGGCTTCTTTTTATTCTTCCATACTCGCAAGATGCATGTTCCATGCTTTCTGTTGTACCACCTAATGCATCTGACTGCCTCATTGCCCTGGTTTTGCCCAAAGAAACAAACTTTGAGTGGGTTTGA
- the LOC107957917 gene encoding uncharacterized protein isoform X2 produces MAMSSSEQPLKKRRLFDPPPDTMSQPETSVAPPTTPPPLSQGEILLRRRNRDEIRSVYENYKRIKSCISLKGKDARCMPELEQAYHALITASRGCLSVQRLVADFVPRYASHCPTALESATKAIIDVHNSSLAVISRGEDADNVAFQTAKACIFGLADICSTASIEAPSSLVARGICSTVFQNVLSFLIASFQGKDLFQIVDRDICKILDSDEMFSKLKQKFSDEDESSLIKLFKLQILSLLRILFCCPKKLLSACFELFRSSETDEADKGLYFLRQATGRLDDLDPTFGLDKIKVEPKSCMDSLGTSTKTSVLTGETPGSDSCTAIEDSSSVLKSSLLGLVFGKNPSLRNWMLLKYKKLCKSSPSKSVPEIVSSLEGIFELFGKGINMEASLVDSDEDDSDSSKFSSQPNLISRSSNQHETLSDQSGRETNLHLNAGSSHDSGGSRSVDFERHDHGDLTSSRSSVPRDQSSHQLLSPATRTPRDLRGNSFEGRNHFKNVDMSQGSNSSGTSALRSASGGVSNALASPSNRYGASSLSVWYFDSDPASLGIFSASRQLWLGSLGPDASEGYIRFELERFGPVEQFFFFQVKGFALVEYRNIIDAIRAREYIRGCFPWQVMFMDIGLGTRGSVNGVAVGSSSHVYVGNISSQWAKDETLHESRKVIYKGPYMVFDLTCECALLLEYETPEEAAAVMAHLRQHRKERNGHMPPFNAAPPAVSMPHVDSGRSGAAPPIHADIINNTSGNMSSSSMELVSPKLRMEHHGTPAPGAHPFQSNWPPEGAVRKGDGYDNNLIADPAQGGGGAVSGASAQVWSYQKPESEMHSAPGSMPCMPIATQNLTAPPPPPQLQAPPFMRPVYHPPNSSWDPRGLNHQFPQNPISPGVVPNTFHGNAVPPPPPPPFVSASVTPLAQMQGPPVQHFEQRFPHPVVPPPLSSMPPPPPPPLSPPPLPQSLPPLVPPPPNSPPPPPPPIAESTDMGSSEQCVKYQWQGSLCKSGAHYCTIYAQRLDSDLCKYSNASPEPTEWPAKLDMTKRTDFRHVKSTFTNTPAHKREVCCLIPSSTSDHKGFQDFISYLKQRDCAGVIKIPVVKSMWSRLLFILPYSQDACSMLSVVPPNASDCLIALVLPKETNFEWV; encoded by the exons ATGGCGATGTCATCTTCCGAACAACCGCTGAAGAAGCGAAGGCTGTTCGATCCGCCACCGGATACCATGTCTCAGCCGGAGACCTCCGTGGCTCCACCGACCACTCCACCTCCGTTGTCTCAAGGGGAAATTCTCTTGAGGAGGAGAAACAGGGACGAGATTCGAAGTGTTTACGAGAATTACAAAAGGATTAAGTCTTGCATTTCCCTGAAAGGCAAAGATGCTCGGTGCATGCCTGAGCTTGAGCAAGCTTACCATGCTCTAATAACTGCTTCTAGAG GTTGTTTAAGTGTACAGCGTCTTGTGGCCGATTTTGTTCCTCGATATGCCTCACACTGTCCAACTGCTCTTGAATCTGCTACGAAAGCCATCATCGATGTGCATAACTCTAGCTTGGCAGTGATAAGTAGGGGAGAAGATGCTGATAATGTCGCATTCCAAACTGCTAAAGCTTGCATTTTTGGTCTGGCTGATATTTGTTCGACAGCTTCTATAGAGGCACCAAGTTCATTGGTTGCAAGAGGCATCTGCTCAACTGTTTTCCAGAACGTTCTCTcgtttctcatagcatccttccAGGGGAAGGATTTGTTTCAAATTGTTGATAGAGATATTTGTAAAATTCTGGATTCTGATGAAATGTTTTCCAAGCTAAAGCAAAAATTTTCTGATGAAGATGAATCTTCATTGATTAAGTTATTCAAATTACAAATTTTGAGTCTACTCCGGATTCTATTCTGTTGTCCAAAAAAATTGCTTTCTGCCTGCTTTGAGCTCTTCAGGTCATCTGAAACTGATGAAGCCGATAAAGGGCTATATTTTCTGAGACAGGCAACAGGCAGGCTTGATGATCTTGATCCCACTTTTGgtttagataaaataaaagtagagcCTAAAAGCTGTATGGATTCCCTTGGAACTAGCACCAAAACCAGTGTGCTTACTGGTGAGACACCTGGATCAGATAGTTGCACTGCCATAGAAGATTCATCTTCTGTTCTGAAGAGCTCTTTGTTGggtctg GTTTTTGGTAAAAATCCATCCTTGAGAAATTGGATGCTCTTAAAGTACAAGAAATTATGCAAGTCATCTCCATCTAAATCTGTGCCAGAGATTGTATCTAGCTTGGAAGGAATCTTTGAATTGTTTGGGAAAGGTATTAATATGGAAGCCAGTCTAGTAGACAGTGATGAGGATGATTCTGATTCCTCTAAATTTTCTAGTCAGCCGAACTTGATTTCTAGAAGTTCTAATCAACATGAAACCTTGAGTGACCAATCTGGAAGAG AAACCAATCTCCACTTAAATGCTGGTTCTAGTCATGATAGTGGAGGTTCAAGGTCCGTGGACTTCGAAAGGCATGACCATGGGGATTTGACCAGTAGTAGGTCTTCTGTTCCAAGGGACCAATCAAGCCATCAGTTGCTTTCACCTGCTACTAGAACCCCACGGGACTTAAGGGGTAATTCTTTTGAGGGTAGAAATCACTTTAAGAATGTTGACATGAGTCAAGGTTCAAATTCAAGCGGCACTTCTGCCTTAAGATCTGCTAGTGGAGGTGTAAGCAATGCTTTGGCATCACCCAGTAATCGTTATGGAGCATCTTCTCTAAGTGTATGGTATTTTGATAGTGATCCTGCTAGCTTGGGTATTTTCTCAGCTTCTCGGCAGCTATGGTTGGGATCTTTAGGGCCTGATGCATCTGAGGGTTACATAAGGTTTGAGCTAGAGCGGTTTGGTCCCGTTGAgcaatttttcttctttcaagTTAAAGGATTTGCTTTGGTTGAGTATAGAAACATCATTGATGCGATAAGAGCTAGGGAATATATCCGTGGCTGTTTTCCTTGGCAAGTAATGTTCATGGATATAGGGTTGGGAACCAGGGGTTCTGTGAATGGTGTTGCTGTTGGTTCTAGTTCTCATGTTTATGTCGGAAACATTTCGAGTCAATGGGCAAAGGACGAAACTTTGCATGAATCAAGGAAAGTGATCTACAAGGGTCCTTACATGGTTTTTGATCTTACTTGTGAATGTGCATTGCTGCTGGAATATGAAACTCCTGAAGAAGCTGCTGCTGTTATGGCACATCTTAGACAACATCGAAAAGAAAGAAACGGCCATATGCCTCCATTTAATGCAGCTCCACCTGCTGTCTCTATGCCCCATGTTGACAGTGGAAGGTCTGGTGCTGCTCCACCTATCCATGCTGACATAATAAACAATACGTCTGGAAACATGTCTAGCAGCTCAATGGAACTTGTATCTCCAAAGTTAAGGATGGAGCATCATGGAACTCCAGCACCTGGTGCACATCCATTTCAGTCAAACTGGCCTCCTGAAGGTGCGGTGAGAAAAGGTGATGGCTATGACAACAACCTTATTGCAGATCCTGCACAAGGAG GTGGTGGTGCTGTCTCTGGTGCCTCTGCACAAGTATGGAGTTATCAGAAACCTGAAAGTGAGATGCATTCTGCACCTGGGAGCATGCCATGCATGCCTATAGCAACACAAAACCTTACTGCTCCACCACCACCCCCACAACTCCAAGCACCTCCATTTATGCGACCTGTTTACCATCCTCCAAACAGTTCCTGGGATCCCAGAGGTTTGAATCACCAGTTTCCTCAGAATCCAATTTCACCTGGTGTAGTGCCTAATACATTTCATGGCAATGCTGttccacctccacctccacctcccTTTGTATCTGCTTCTGTGACTCCACTTGCTCAGATGCAAGGACCTCCAGTGCAGCATTTTGAGCAGAGGTTCCCTCATCCTGTTGTTCCGCCACCTCTATCATCGATGCCACCTCCGCCGCCACCGCCTCTATCTCCACCACCATTGCCTCAGTCGTTGCCACCTCTGGTTCCCCCTCCACCTAATTCACCTCCTCCCCCTCCTCCACCTATAGCAGAATCAACTGACATGGGTAGTTCTGAACAGTGTGTAAAGTATCAGTGGCAGGGCTCATTATGTAAGAGTGGAGCTCATTATTGCACAATTTATGCTCAGAGACTAGATTCAGATCTTTGCAAATATTCAAATGCCAGTCCTGAGCCCACAGA ATGGCCTGCTAAACTAGACATGACCAAGCGCACGGATTTTCGGCATGTGAAGTCAACATTCACCAATACCCCAGCACATAAA AGAGAAGTTTGTTGTTTGATCCCTTCTTCCACAAGTGACCATAAAGGC TTTCAGGATTTTATTTCATACTTGAAGCAGAGGGATTGTGCAGGAGTTATTAAGATTCCAGTAGTGAAATCCATGTGGTCCAGGCTTCTTTTTATTCTTCCATACTCGCAAGATGCATGTTCCATGCTTTCTGTTGTACCACCTAATGCATCTGACTGCCTCATTGCCCTGGTTTTGCCCAAAGAAACAAACTTTGAGTGGGTTTGA
- the LOC107957918 gene encoding interferon-related developmental regulator 1, with amino-acid sequence MGKRKTQRKNATMLDSDDDNSSVSSSSTMRSDRMSVSASEEVEFNKDSLLDEAVDALYEKRGSTREKALAVIIEAFNSNLQQGQQFVERKFATLLHQCLNSIKKGSSKEISLASHTIGLLALTVGPGDNAREILEESMIPLSQAFKSGSDPSKTASLLECMAVITFVGGNDPEDTEKSMQIIWQVVHPKLGSNVVAVKPSAAVITAVVSAWSFLLTTMDGWRLSPKLWQESITYLSSLLDKDDRSVRIAAGEALAVIFEMGSLEKFAAETKGSSDGSASEGNKSKEGFSYIQGLKGKILNQVRDLSVEAGGKGSAKKDLNNQRNLFKDVLEFLEDCYSPNTSMKIGGDLLQTSSWSQLIQLNFLRCFLAGGFTKHMQENEFLQDIFGFTPNKRNLLGSEHMSNGEKRMYKSPNSALNKARTQLLNKQRMLSAGRNFGHYAVNVGDEDS; translated from the exons ATGGGAAAAC GTAAAACTCAGCGTAAGAATGCGACGATGTTAGATAGTGACGATGATAATAGTAGTGTAAGTTCATCGTCAACCATGCGTTCTGATAGAATGTCGGTGTCTGCTTCTGAAGAAGTAGAGTTTAATAAGGATAGTTTACTTGATGAAGCTGTTGATGCTTTATATGAAAAGAG GGGTTCTACACGGGAGAAGGCCTTGGCTGTGATTATTGAGGCTTTCAATAGCAATTTGCAACAGGGCCAGCAGTTCGTGGAGAGGAA ATTTGCTACATTACTGCATCAGTGTTTGAATTCTATCAAAAAGGGTTCCAGCAAAGAGATATCTTTGGCATCCCATACCATTG ggTTGCTGGCCTTAACTGTTGGTCCAGGAGATAATGCACGGGAAATTTTGGAAGAATCAATGATTCCTCTTTCACAGGCTTTTAAATCTGGTTCTGATCCTTCTAAGACAGCTTCA TTACTGGAGTGTATGGCTGTCATCACATTTGTTGGGGGCAATGATCCAGAAGATACAGAAAAATCAATGCAAATTATATGGCAAGTGGTTCATCCTAAATTAGGTTCTAAC GTGGTTGCTGTGAAGCCTTCTGCAGCTGTAATAACAGCAGTTGTGTCTGCGTGGTCATTTCTTCTGACAACCATGGATGGTTGGAGGCTTAGTCCGAAACTTTGGCAAGA GTCCATTACATATTTGTCTAGTTTGCTAGATAAGGATGACCGATCTGTCCGCATTGCTGCTGGTGAAGCACTGGCAGTAATTTTTGAGATGGGAAGCTTAGAAAAATTTGCTGCCGAAACTAAAGGTTCCAGTGATGGCTCAGCTTCAGAAGGAAATAAATCTAAAGAAGGATTCTCATATATACAAGGACTGAAgggaaaaattttgaatcaagTCAGAGACCTCTCAGTGGAAGCTGGTGGTAAAGGTTCTGCCAAGAAAGATCTCAACAACCAGAGGAACTTGTTTAAAGATGTGTTAGAGTTCCTTGAG GATTGTTATAGTCCCAACACATCAATGAAGATTGGTGGGGACTTACTGCAGACATCATCATGGTCTCAGTTGATTCAG TTGAACTTTTTGAGGTGCTTTCTTGCTGGAGGCTTCACTAAACACATGCAG GAAAATGAATTCCTACAAGATATTTTTGGGTTCACTCCAAATAAAAGGAATCTTCTAGGCAGTGAACATATGTCCAACGGTGAGAAG AGAATGTACAAGTCACCGAATTCAGCCCTCAACAAAGCAAGAACCCAGCTATTGAATAAGCAGCGGATGCTATCTGCG GGTAGGAACTTTGGGCACTATGCTGTTAATGTAGGCGATGAAGATTCATAA